One genomic region from Henningerozyma blattae CBS 6284 chromosome 2, complete genome encodes:
- the PSY2 gene encoding Psy2p (similar to Saccharomyces cerevisiae PSY2 (YNL201C); ancestral locus Anc_2.48) produces the protein MIIETNQEEKELETENNDRMVTKMTPRRVKVYILQDNEWKDTGTGHCVGTIIDNVPYMLVNNEVDTNTTLLRSKIGGNIEYQRQEETLIVWKDNQNNDIALSFEESVGCDDICNFLIHIQKTLENNISLVAVRSDHDPLNGSGTGATTAVHEMIAGPVQLPSMDQTQDDIILLESLKILNDNTMFEFLKNETIHWYFNSSYLSNILIPQFNLSEQNHLIKNLFLLSNIIKTLILYNQKEIIDQFIQDEETFSSIIGILEYDTEFPDSKATHRSYLAHSNNPALSLSPTCSSTSSSEPSIYKEIIPLENEHLKIYIKKYFKLQFLKDIVLVRFIDDHNYCLINEMSLDLQAQIIDLLQTDAYLDKIFELYRTPVIENDEDFKLKKKYGIRLLHQFIEMTKNLNSVEKNDFFKFLIQKGFYKIIDYAFNIEKDNNLRILATDSLITIMEHDIFLLSNINVADEISNTNTNSIPDMTLLKLLSNILLNDKSPGLKEQIVQALYTLLQPSNSSITGNNFDYEEEDMHTNGNNEFHGNNQQFVSNPNSIHDEEDIIEYLQLFYKEIAPILFDPLINYKVHSSNGESSNRIEDEQLLIHLIKLITFIITEHDKRLSRNFTLENSILVNISRTINCNENHILQLRLTSIRCFKTIICLDDDYYNRYIISNNLFSPIMGLLVENIGLNNLANSTMQDFFKIILINCKQLDNIEREREATVDGYEDLSKTSLNDNEKRFIHKSNFILLNKYMFENFSNIFEKIDDMPYLTELANYK, from the coding sequence atGATAATAGAGACAAACCAGGAAGAAAAGGAGCTTGAAACAGAAAATAACGATAGAATGGTAACTAAGATGACACCAAGAAGAGTTaaagtatatattttacagGATAATGAATGGAAAGATACAGGGACCGGTCATTGTGTAGGTACCATAATTGATAATGTTCCTTACATGCTTGTCAATAATGAAGTAGACACTAATACTACCCTTTTAAGAAGTAAAATAGGAGGAAACATTGAATATCAGAGACAAGAAGAAACATTGATTGTTTGGAAagataatcaaaataatgatattgcCCTAAGTTTTGAAGAAAGCGTTGGTTGTGATGATATctgtaattttttgattcaTATTCAAAAGACTCTAGAAAACAATATCTCTTTGGTGGCTGTAAGGTCTGATCACGATCCCTTAAACGGAAGTGGCACTGGAGCTACCACAGCTGTTCACGAAATGATTGCAGGCCCAGTACAATTACCTTCAATGGATCAAACACAAGATGACATTATACTGTTAGAATCCCTGAAAATACTTAATGACAATACTatgtttgaatttttaaagaatgaaaCAATTCATTGGTATTTTAACTCAAGCTATCTTTCGAATATATTAATACCCCAATTCAATTTGTCTGAACAGAATCATCTtattaagaatttatttttattaagcAATATTATAAAGACATTGATACTATATAATCAAAAGGAAATCATTGACCAGTTCATACAGGATGAGGAAACTTTTTCTTCCATTATTGGAATACTAGAATATGATACAGAATTTCCTGATTCAAAAGCCACTCATCGATCATATTTAGCCCATAGTAATAATCCAGCTCTATCATTATCCCCAACTTGTTCATCAACTTCATCATCGGAGCCATCAATTTACAAGGAAATAATTCCATTAGAGAATGagcatttaaaaatttatattaaaaaatattttaagttACAATTCTTAAAAGATATAGTTTTGGTTAGATTCATTGATGATCataattattgtttaatCAATGAGATGTCTTTAGATCTGCAAGCTCAAATCattgatttattacaaaCAGATGCTTATTtggataaaatatttgaattatataGGACTCCagttattgaaaatgacgaagattttaaattaaagaagaaatatgGTATTAGATTATTGCAccaatttattgaaatgactaaaaatttaaattcagttgaaaaaaatgactttttcaagtttttaattcaaaagggattttataaaataatcgATTATGCCTTTAATAtagaaaaagataataatctAAGAATTTTGGCCACTGATTctttaataacaataatggAACatgacatttttttattatcaaatattaatgttGCTGATGAGATATCTAATACGAATACAAACTCAATTCCTGATATGACTCTTTTAAAGCtattatctaatattttattaaatgataaaagtCCAGGTTTAAAAGAACAAATTGTCCAAGCTTTATATACATTACTACAACCAAGTAATAGTAGCATTActggtaataattttgattatgAAGAGGAAGATATGCATACTAATGGCAATAATGAATTCCATGGCAATAATCAACAGTTTGTTTCAAATCCAAATTCTATTcatgatgaagaagatataattgaatatttacaattattttataaagaaattgcaccaatattatttgatccattaattaattataagGTACATTCCTCAAATGGTGAGTCTAGTAATAGAATTGAGGATgaacaattattaattcacTTAATTAAACTAATTacctttattattacagaGCATGATAAAAGGTTAAGCCGGAATTTTACATTAGAAAACAGCATTTTAGTCAACATTAGTAGAACAATTAATTGTAATGAAAATCATATTTTGCAATTAAGATTAACATCGATCCGTtgttttaaaacaattatttgtttagatgatgattattataatcGTTATAtcatatcaaataatttgtttAGCCCTATTATGGGTTTATTGGTTGAGAACATTGGATTAAACAATTTAGCAAATTCTACAATGcaagatttttttaaaattattttaataaattgtaaacaattagataatattgaaagagAAAGAGAAGCTACAGTTGATGGTTATGaagatttatcaaaaacAAGTTTGAATGATAACGAAAAGAGATTTATTCATAAATCCAATTTTATTCTgcttaataaatatatgttcgagaatttttctaatatatttgaaaaaatagatGATATGCCATATCTAACAGAATTAGCCAACTACAAGTAG
- the RSR1 gene encoding Ras family GTPase RSR1 (similar to Saccharomyces cerevisiae RSR1 (YGR152C); ancestral locus Anc_4.73) — translation MSRMRDYKLVVLGAGGVGKSCLTVQFVQGVYLDTYDPTIEDSYRKNIEIDNKQFSLEILDTAGVAQFTAMRELYIKSGMGFLLVYSVTDRQSLQELMELREQVLRIKDMDHVPMVLIGNKADLIDERVVPVEEGIALSGEWGKVPFYETSALLRSNVDEVFVDLVRQILRDELAAQQEVRTHGHSAIGNGVNNRSNSSRSVLTNNNASSRQQNSPKPQYSPSQNSPQLASNSMHHNSTSSNINRSGAGGRKPSGSANGIPSSPQRLQTQQSINSNINTANNTRTQAPKTQNGSSSNGTRSNSQTNKPIRRTAESAKATTNKLKTNLKSSSTLSSSQKKKKKDCILM, via the coding sequence ATGTCTAGAATGCGTGATTATAAACTAGTAGTTCTAGGTGCCGGTGGTGTGGGTAAATCCTGTTTAACCGTACAATTTGTACAAGGTGTCTACTTAGATACCTATGACCCTACTATTGAAGATTCGTACCGTaagaatattgaaattgataataagCAATTTTCTTTGGAGATTTTAGATACTGCAGGTGTTGCTCAATTTACTGCAATGAGAGAACTTTATATCAAATCAGGGATGGGTTTCTTATTAGTTTACTCTGTCACAGATAGACAATCATTACAAGAGTTGATGGAACTAAGGGAACAAGTACTTAGAATTAAAGATATGGATCATGTCCCAATGGTTCTGATTGGTAATAAAGCCGATTTGATTGATGAAAGAGTAGTTCCTGTAGAGGAAGGAATTGCCTTAAGTGGAGAATGGGGAAAAGTTCCATTCTATGAAACATCTGCTTTGTTACGTAGTAATGTTGACGAAGTGTTTGTAGATTTAGTCAGACAAATTTTACGGGATGAATTGGCAGCTCAACAGGAAGTTAGAACCCATGGACACTCCGCTATTGGAAATGGCGTGAATAATAGAAGTAATAGCTCTAGATCAGTATTGACCAATAACAATGCAAGCTCCCGACAACAAAATTCTCCAAAACCACAATATTCACCATCACAAAACTCTCCACAACTAGCTTCAAATTCAATGCATCATAATTCAAcatcttcaaatataaatagatCAGGAGCCGGTGGTAGAAAACCAAGTGGTTCAGCCAATGGTATTCCATCAAGCCCGCAACGTTTACAAACTCAGCAATCTATCAACTCTAATATAAATACTGCCAATAATACCCGGACACAAGCACCTAAGACTCAAAATGGTTCATCATCTAATGGAACAAGATCTAATAGTCAAACTAATAAACCAATAAGGAGAACAGCAGAGTCAGCGAAAGCTACTAccaataaattgaaaactaacttaaaatcatcatcaacgCTTTCCAGCTCtcaaaagaagaaaaagaaagattGTATCCTTATGTAA
- the TBLA0B00380 gene encoding glycosyltransferase family 32 protein (similar to Saccharomyces cerevisiae OCH1 (YGL038C); ancestral locus Anc_4.74) translates to MIMKSQYKRGQAFIAACLLNTLLLVAYYLSRISSEDHESNKDFTDITVSYDSLLSDQLRSLVDPKQTEFKRIVFQTSSDSTKSSKWKSWSEDNGFEYRLYTDQEMEEFIRNTINIDQITMAFELMSHNVLKADFFRYLVLFYYGGLYTDIDTEPLKSWEDWQSVFDDEEDKASLVVGIEADPDRIDWNDWYARRVQLCQWTILAKKGNPILQGLVMEIVKNTLELKYTHLDDAMEWTGPGIFTDAIMNNLKIDWKTLTGLKEPKLIEDVLVLPITSFSPGVGHMGSGQLFDRVALVKHFFAGSWKN, encoded by the coding sequence atgataatgaagtCGCAGTATAAAAGAGGCCAAGCTTTTATAGCAGCTTGTCTATTGAACACTTTACTGCTGGTGGCATATTACTTGTCTAGAATAAGTTCGGAGGACCATGAGTCGAATAAAGATTTCACAGATATTACTGTATCGTATGATAGCTTATTGTCAGACCAATTGCGATCGCTGGTAGATCCTAAGCAAACTGAATTTAAGAGAATAGTATTTCAAACGAGTAGTGATAGTACCAAATCTAGCAAATGGAAGTCTTGGTCGGAAGATAATGGGTTTGAATATCGGTTGTATACTGATCAAGAGATGgaagaatttattagaaatacTATCAATATCGATCAAATAACAATGGCTTTCGAATTAATGTCGCATAACGTTTTGAAAGCAGATTTCTTTAGATACCTTGTATTGTTCTACTATGGTGGGCTATACACAGATATAGATACAGAGCCATTAAAATCTTGGGAAGATTGGCAATCTGTgtttgatgatgaagaagataaagCTAGTTTGGTGGTTGGTATTGAGGCTGATCCAGACAGAATTGATTGGAATGATTGGTATGCCAGAAGAGTTCAACTATGTCAATGGACTATATTAGCCAAGAAGGGAAACCCTATATTACAAGGATTGGTCATGgaaattgttaaaaatactttagaattgaaatatacACATTTGGATGACGCTATGGAATGGACTGGCCCAGGTATATTTACAGATGCcataatgaataatttaaaaatcgATTGGAAAACTTTGACCGGATTAAAAGAACCAAAATTGATTGAAGATGTTTTAGTTTTACCAATTACTAGTTTTTCACCAGGAGTTGGTCATATGGGTTCAGGTCAGTTATTTGATAGAGTTGCATTAGTGAAACATTTTTTTGCAGGTTCatggaaaaattaa
- the SPO77 gene encoding Spo77p (similar to Saccharomyces cerevisiae SPO77 (YLR341W); ancestral locus Anc_4.171) — translation MNEDISNMKLYSTYLLDTTNLSIIDYSITPEEELRDETSNLKLTSTTNSSNDITDLNGLVTILNDKIIEFQPCSDLLHTLSDVVVIQVIEILETLHKFEEENSTRLITFKESDTVVEKFSENVDTILNMYMFVMIESYEYLTNVSQQNHSTTINPLQKENTTLLENVRSIKEKWSKLYYFPDLIVSHLTMQELKLKHCLLINKNNETISLKLFKYVFMTCLIEMRKLFIKLISHLIDNSKDIKDEIHVTFINFIDILVDCSIEIKCCEILVGIRSIIKMWICCNDNYVDIYHWCKRKQLSWEIEQGKQKLKMEENASEEEEEEEMNGLLLTDQCEFGKLFIKDILRICKEYRREKMIQEGQDYSIDLGFEIDSQYDFKNDSSDEYNMTIFDDDYGDVAEQQEIDHFMKQEKNILDELEQLRNSKRQNINSIDELSTYIKFDPVDTPRRKKRHRKQRVIKPPSILGFWWTQQTDRIQRSIQNAKQQWDMIFLKEPKRDVVDWVEHYKHEKDTKCVRVVTRQSKRTSRYWKTLCATRVVQPASAKLLSWLE, via the coding sequence atgaaCGAGGATATTTCTAACATGAAATTATACTCTACATATCTGCTAGATACGACCAATCTTTCTATCATTGATTACTCGATTACCCCggaagaagaattaagaGATGAGacatcaaatttaaaacttaCTAGCACAACCAATAGTTCTAATGATATTACAGATTTAAATGGATTGGTAACAATTTTgaatgataaaattattgaattccAACCGTGCAGTGATCTATTACATACCCTTTCTGATGTGGTTGTAATTCAAgtaatagaaatattagAGACATTAcataaatttgaagaagaaaatagcACAAGATTAATTACATTTAAAGAGAGCGATACAGTGgtagaaaaattttcagaaAATGTAGACACTATTTTGAACATGTACATGTTTGTTATGATTGAAAgttatgaatatttaacaaatgTTTCGCAACAAAATCATTCTACTACTATTAACCCGCTACAAAAGGAAAATACCACACTTTTGGAAAATGTTCGTTCAATCAAAGAGAAATGGTCCAAGCTATATTATTTCCCCGATTTGATAGTATCACATTTAACTATgcaagaattaaaattaaaacattgTCTtctaattaataaaaacaacGAAACAATctcattaaaattatttaaatacgTCTTTATGACATGTTTAATTGAAAtgagaaaattatttatcaagTTGATTAgtcatttaattgataattcaaaagatattaaagatgaaatacATGTAacttttataaattttattgatatcTTAGTGGATTGCAGTATTGAAATCAAATGTTGTGAAATTCTAGTTGGAATAAGAAGTATTATTAAGATGTGGATCTGTTGTAATGATAACTATGTGGATATATACCATTGGtgtaaaagaaaacaattaaGTTGGGAAATTGAACAgggaaaacaaaaattgaagatggAGGAAAATGCatctgaagaagaagaagaagaagagatGAATGGATTATTGCTAACCGATCAATGtgaatttggaaaattatttatcaaagATATATTACGTATCTGTAAAGAATATCGCCGAGAAAAGATGATCCAAGAGGGCCAAGATTATAGTATCGACCTTGGGTTTGAAATTGATTCTCaatatgattttaaaaatgatagcAGTGATGAATATAATATGACTAtttttgatgatgattatgGAGATGTAGCAGAACAACAAGAAATTGATCATTTCAtgaaacaagaaaaaaatatattagatGAGTTGGAACAATTAAGAAACTCTAAAagacaaaatattaattccaTCGATGAATTATCaacatatataaaatttgatcCTGTAGATACTCCACGAAGAAAAAAGAGACATCGTAAGCAACGTGTCATAAAACCGCCCAGTATTCTTGGGTTTTGGTGGACACAACAGACAGATAGAATACAAAGAAGTATTCAAAATGCAAAACAACAATGGGATatgatatttcttaaagaaCCCAAGAGAGATGTGGTTGATTGGGTGGAACATTATAAGCATGAAAAGGACACCAAATGTGTACGAGTGGTTACAAGACAAAGCAAACGAACAAGCCGATATTGGAAGACATTATGTGCTACACGTGTGGTCCAACCAGCAAGTGCTAAACTTCTTTCCTGGCTGGAGTAG
- the TBLA0B00410 gene encoding uncharacterized protein codes for MQYKNTFAAAAILASTSLAAYVPSEPWSTLTPNATYSGAMTDYSGSFGIAVVPLATTTPSSSKSSPAATTTPATVKAAKRDAVSQIGDGQIQAATTTTTKLLPPKPTVVTTVSTSKTTSTSVVVKTTVDAISQIWDGQIQATTKTSIPPPVTTLKKTAAAVSQIWDGQVQATTKTQAPAPTTSPTPTPTPKQTAAAVSQIWDGQVQATTNTKKVTTLDGKSTSTSSTSTSSTSTSITTQVPTTTVPTFTSSSSSSATQTSSSSSAASSEDSFFSSQACKNNGTLTMTLKKGILNDAKGRVGSIVANRQFQFDGPPPQAGAIYAAGWSITPQGNLAIGANDIFYQCLSGDFYNLYDEYQGAQCQKVYLQAVELVDC; via the coding sequence atgcaataCAAAAATACTTTCGCTGCCGCCGCTATTTTAGCTTCCACTTCTCTTGCCGCTTATGTTCCCTCCGAGCCATGGTCAACTTTAACCCCCAATGCTACTTATAGTGGTGCAATGACCGATTATTCTGGTTCTTTTGGTATTGCTGTTGTTCCATTAGCTACTACAACACCATCATCCTCCAAGTCCAGTCCAGCTGCTACTACAACCCCTGCCACTGTTAAAGCTGCTAAAAGAGATGCTGTTTCTCAAATTGGTGATGGTCAAATTCAAGCTGCAACTACCACTACAACTAAACTTTTACCACCCAAGCCAACAGTCGTTACAACAGTTTCTACTTCTAAGACTACCAGTACTTCAGTAGTTGTAAAAACTACAGTTGATGCTATTTCTCAGATTTGGGATGGCCAAATTCAAGCTACAACTAAGACTAGCATCCCTCCACCAGTAACAACTCTAAAGAAAACTGCTGCTGCTGTCTCACAAATTTGGGATGGTCAAGTTCAAGCCACAACTAAGACCCAAGCACCAGCTCCAACTACTTCCCCAACTCCAACTCCAACTCCAAAGCAAACCGCTGCTGCTGTTTCACAAATTTGGGATGGGCAAGTTCAAGCTACTACCAATACTAAAAAAGTGACAACACTAGATGGTAAGTCGACTTCCACCTCCTCGACTTCTACATCCTCAACCTCTACATCTATCACAACTCAAGTTCCAACTACTACTGTCCCAACGTTtacttcatcttcatcttcatctgcTACACAAACATCTTCTAGCTCTTCTGCTGCATCATCTGAAGATTCTTTCTTCTCTTCTCAAGCCTGTAAGAACAATGGTACTCTAACAATGACATTAAAGAAGGGTATTCTTAATGATGCCAAGGGAAGAGTCGGTTCCATTGTTGCTAATAGACAATTCCAATTTGATGGTCCACCACCACAAGCTGGTGCTATCTATGCTGCTGGCTGGTCTATTACCCCACAAGGTAACTTAGCTATTGGTGctaatgatatattttatcaatgTCTATCGGGTGACTTCTATAATTTATACGACGAATATCAAGGTGCTCAATGTCAAAAAGTTTACTTACAAGCTGTTGAATTAGTAGATTGTTAA
- the TBLA0B00420 gene encoding uncharacterized protein, whose translation MTEPAPSYSRIQVLKDIYYGFRPNKPKFLPTDYPDLTGKTAIVTGSNTGIGLHVMRLLYEKNCNVISVVRTQSKGEAAKEQILKEIPTSKGSITVVSGCDFLDLANIKAVGLKIKEVLKGKPISIIIHNAGLMASNNLGTSKQGYEAMFQTNVLGPQLLQSFLDPLYLKKDDDLKRIVWVSSGAHLLGFPEYGINWEDPCFLKVPVEQRPSANTLYGQSKAGNIMQAKAWATVNKKIVEEIGCVSTSVYPGNLNTDLQRDWNWLLRKASTYVFWDGIYGAYSELYSALSPELTIKDQGAYVVPFGEIQPPRADLVAGLKNGTDLKFWEMVEEMIAKFK comes from the coding sequence ATGACTGAACCAGCTCCATCATACTCTAGAATTCAAGTATTGAAGGATATATATTATGGTTTTAGACCAAATAAGCCAAAGTTTCTTCCTACCGACTATCCTGATTTGACTGGTAAGACTGCTATTGTCACCGGTTCTAATACTGGTATTGGTTTACATGTTATGCGTTTATTATATGAAAAGAACTGTAATGTGATCTCTGTGGTCAGAACTCAATCCAAGGGTGAAGCTGCTAAAgaacaaattttaaaggAAATTCCTACTTCTAAGGGTTCTATCACTGTTGTCAGTGGTTGTGATTTCTTAGATTTAGCCAACATCAAAGCAGTTGGATTGAAGATAAAGGAAGTTTTGAAAGGTAAGCCAATTAGTATAATCATCCACAATGCTGGTTTAATGGCTAGTAACAATTTAGGTACTTCTAAACAAGGTTATGAAGCTATGTTCCAGACTAATGTATTGGGTCCACAACTATTACAATCCTTCTTAGATCcattatatttgaagaaagatGATGACTTAAAAAGAATTGTTTGGGTTTCTTCAGGTGCACATTTATTGGGTTTCCCAGAATATGGTATTAACTGGGAAGATCCATGCTTCTTAAAAGTTCCAGTTGAACAAAGACCATCTGCTAACACTCTATATGGTCAATCCAAGGCTGGTAATATTATGCAGGCTAAGGCTTGGGCTACTGTCAATAAGAAGATTGTCGAAGAAATCGGCTGTGTTTCTACTTCTGTATATCCAGGGAATTTGAATACTGACTTACAAAGAGATTGGAACTGGCTTCTGAGAAAAGCTAGTACTTATGTATTTTGGGATGGTATCTACGGTGCGTACTCCGAATTATACTCTGCATTGTCTCCAGAATTGACTATCAAAGATCAAGGCGCCTATGTTGTGCCATTTGGTGAAATTCAACCACCAAGAGCTGATTTGGTTGCTGGTTTGAAAAACGGTACTGATCTTAAATTTTGGGAAATGGTTGAAGAAATGATTgccaaattcaaataa
- the TBLA0B00430 gene encoding uncharacterized protein, whose protein sequence is MTEPIAPFSKIPLFKDFYYGFIPNKPFYLPEHYPNLTNKTAIVISPNSAVGSNVVKLLFSKDCNVIAIVKSQSLADSMKKKITKEYPQSNGSLTIIGMFDVLDLTLIKPICDKIKTILNGKAVNIIIHNSGLTKLRKSEKESKQGIESVFQINIMVPQLFQHYLDPLFLKRDDVSLKRIVWVSGSSQLLGGSEYDNFFIDYDHTFDNHKNNSNTQKRPSSLTIYGQTKDGNIMQAKAWAEKHQKLVNKLECVSVTVYPGNLTTDLHRDHDWLKSKPFSLFSKDGIYGAYNELYAALSPQLTTENQGSYIVPFGHFEKPREELETALEDGTYMRFWNLIEDWIRDFTKETM, encoded by the coding sequence ATGACAGAGCCGATTGCACCGTTTTCGAAAATACCTTtgtttaaagatttttacTATGGTTTTATACCAAACAAGCCTTTTTATTTGCCAGAACACTATCCAAATTTAACTAACAAAACTGCAATAGTTATTAGTCCAAATTCTGCTGTTGGTTCGAATGTTGTTAAgctattattttcaaaggATTGTAATGTAATAGCTATTGTAAAATCTCAATCTTTGGCTGATTCcatgaaaaagaaaataacaaaagAATATCCTCAATCAAATGGATCATTAACTATTATTGGAATGTTTGATGTATTAGACTTAACTTTAATTAAGCCTATTTgtgataaaattaaaactattTTAAACGGCAAAGCAGTAAATATCATCATTCACAATTCTGGCTTGAcgaaattaagaaaaagtGAAAAAGAATCGAAACAAGGGATTGAATCTGTTTTccaaatcaatattatgGTTCCTCAGCTTTTCCAGCACTATCTTGatcctttatttttaaaaagagaTGATGTTTCATTGAAGAGAATTGTATGGGTTTCAGGAAGTTCACAACTATTAGGTGGGTCAGAGTAcgataattttttcattgattACGATCATACGTTTGACAATCACAAAAATAACTCCAATACACAGAAAAGACCGTCTTCATTAACAATATATGGTCAAACAAAAGACGGTAATATAATGCAAGCGAAGGCTTGGGCTGAAAAACATCAAAAATTAGTTAATAAGCTTGAATGTGTTTCCGTTACTGTTTATCCAGGAAATTTAACTACTGATTTACATAGAGATCATGACTGGCTGAAAAGCAAaccattttcattattttctaaagatGGTATTTATGGAGcatataatgaattatatgCAGCATTATCACCTCAATTAACTACGGAAAATCAAGGTAGTTACATCGTACCTTTTGGTCATTTTGAAAAGCCAAGAGAAGAGTTAGAAACGGCGTTAGAAGACGGAACATATATGAGGTTTTGGAATCTTATTGAGGATTGGATTCGGGATTTTACAAAAGAAACGATGTAA
- the TBLA0B00440 gene encoding uncharacterized protein, with protein MTEPAPVYTRREYIKGYYYGFFPIKPTFLPKDYPDLSGKTAIVTGSNSGIGFHTMRFLYEKNCNVISVVRSESKGEVAKDKIVKEFPDSKGSITTVSGCDFLDLANVKPVGLKIKEILKGKPLNIIIHNAGIMPLINTETSKQGIEAIFQVNVMGPQLLQSFLDPLFLKKDDPLKRIVWVASGAHLSGFPEYGIHWEDPGFEKTPVAERPPAFTLYGQTKAANVLQAHAWATVNKKLVEDVGCVSVSVYPGNLKTNLESVQKNNWIMRTIINKFCYDGEHGAYTELYAALSPKLTVKDQGAYVVPYGDVREPRSDVAMAMKNGSDVKLWNIVEEKNAPYK; from the coding sequence ATGACTGAGCCAGCACCAGTTTATACAAGAAGAGAATACATAAAGGGTTATTACTACGGTTTTTTCCCAATCAAGCCAACTTTCTTGCCAAAAGATTATCCAGATTTATCTGGCAAGACAGCAATTGTTACTGGTTCTAACTCAGGGATTGGTTTCCATACAATGCGATTCTTATATGAGAAAAATTGTAATGTCATCTCTGTGGTTAGAAGCGAATCAAAAGGTGAAGTTGCAAAGGATAAGATAGTCAAAGAATTTCCAGATTCAAAGGGATCTATAACAACTGTGAGTGGTTGTGATTTCTTGGATTTGGCTAACGTCAAACCTGTGGGTCTAaagattaaagaaatattgaaaGGCAAACCAttgaatatcattattcatAATGCAGGTATTATGCCTCTAATCAATACTGAAACTTCTAAGCAAGGGATTGAAGCTATCTTCCAAGTTAATGTTATGGGTCCACAACTATTACAATCCTTCTTAGATCCATTATTCTTGAAGAAGGATGATCCATTGAAAAGAATTGTTTGGGTAGCTTCAGGGGCCCATCTATCTGGGTTCCCAGAATATGGTATCCACTGGGAAGATCCAGGCTTTGAAAAAACACCTGTTGCAGAAAGGCCACCTGCCTTTACCTTATATGGTCAAACTAAAGCTGCAAATGTTTTGCAAGCACATGCATGGGCTACTGTTAACAAGAAATTGGTAGAAGATGTTGGATGTGTTTCTGTATCTGTCTATCCAGGTAATTTAAAGACTAATTTAGAGTCagttcaaaaaaataattggatTATGAgaactattattaataaattttgctATGATGGTGAGCATGGTGCGTACACAGAATTGTACGCTGCTCTTTCTCCTAAATTAACCGTAAAGGACCAAGGTGCTTACGTGGTTCCTTATGGTGATGTCAGAGAACCAAGAAGTGATGTGGCAATGGCAATGAAAAATGGTTCTGACGTTAAATTGTGGAATATagtagaagaaaaaaatgcaccttataaataa